The following proteins are co-located in the Desulfonatronum thiodismutans genome:
- a CDS encoding HprK-related kinase B, giving the protein MSRMSADHVRTRLLEQVAGSGAGKDAFASLRLRFGECVLIVRTNNSALVTNLTRYYTDFVDRGEDFGTGDAPDMTVTALETDVWNPDLPWIVKQPDPGKTKIKEEYLDLAVEEGEGRLVRKRLTGMLFYFDRETHLAVGPCLANDNQVINFINSRFIQWMLDRNSLLCHAAGVSLNGNGLALAGFSGMGKSTLALHMMRRGLDFVSNDRLLIQDPGPEPFPHGPTMHGVAKLPRVNPGTIMGNPSLDGLLDASQKEAYSRMEPEELWNLEQKHDVYLDECFGQGKFLDSARMVGLVILNWKPKYPRTSLELVDLVQRPELLDTVIKSPGLFFLPRPDVAYRFQPESYLDIFKKCAVFEAQGGVDFDHVADACVHYLGQRGDE; this is encoded by the coding sequence ATGAGCCGGATGTCCGCGGATCATGTCCGCACCAGGCTGCTGGAACAGGTCGCGGGAAGCGGGGCCGGAAAAGACGCTTTTGCGTCATTGCGTTTGCGCTTCGGGGAGTGCGTGCTCATTGTGCGGACGAACAATTCCGCGCTGGTCACGAACCTTACGCGCTACTACACGGATTTTGTGGACCGGGGCGAGGACTTCGGAACCGGCGATGCTCCGGACATGACCGTGACCGCCCTGGAGACGGATGTTTGGAATCCAGATCTGCCGTGGATCGTCAAGCAGCCTGATCCGGGCAAGACCAAGATCAAGGAAGAGTATCTGGATCTGGCGGTTGAGGAAGGCGAGGGGCGGCTCGTTCGCAAACGGTTGACCGGGATGCTCTTCTACTTTGACCGGGAAACGCATCTGGCCGTCGGCCCCTGTCTGGCCAACGACAACCAGGTGATTAATTTCATCAATAGCCGGTTCATCCAATGGATGCTGGACCGCAACAGCCTGCTCTGCCATGCGGCCGGAGTTTCCCTGAACGGCAATGGTCTGGCCCTGGCCGGTTTTTCCGGAATGGGCAAGTCCACCCTGGCCCTGCACATGATGCGCCGGGGCCTGGACTTCGTGAGCAATGACCGCCTGTTGATCCAGGACCCCGGGCCAGAGCCGTTTCCGCATGGTCCGACCATGCACGGCGTGGCCAAGCTGCCCCGTGTCAATCCGGGAACGATCATGGGCAATCCCTCCCTGGACGGTCTTTTGGACGCCTCCCAGAAGGAGGCGTACTCCCGGATGGAGCCGGAAGAGCTGTGGAACCTGGAGCAAAAGCACGACGTCTACCTGGATGAGTGCTTCGGCCAGGGAAAATTTCTCGACTCCGCCCGGATGGTCGGCCTCGTGATCCTGAACTGGAAGCCCAAGTATCCCCGGACCTCCCTGGAGTTGGTGGACCTGGTCCAACGCCCGGAACTGCTGGACACGGTGATCAAATCCCCAGGCCTGTTCTTCCTTCCCCGGCCCGACGTCGCGTACCGCTTCCAGCCAGAAAGTTACCTGGATATTTTCAAAAAATGCGCGGTGTTCGAGGCCCAGGGCGGCGTAGACTTCGACCATGTGGCCGATGCCTGCGTCCATTATCTGGGGCAGCGGGGAGATGAATGA
- a CDS encoding GAK system ATP-grasp enzyme produces MQRIAVIGNPGSWSTEKLADAFEARTGFRRVVDMAGVHMDLDSGRMWFNGEDLSTYDALTVKKIGPAYSPDMQDRLSLLDLLARNGTPIFSNPTAILSALNRLSCTVILRAGNMPMPPTTITEDVEAAVEAVETYGRAVFKPLYTSKARGMEVIQADPSCRERIIRFQAQGNPVMYIQKMLDTPGKDLGIVFLGGEYFGTYARQSSGAWNTSTSSGGKYASYEPSKEIIDLAWKAQNLFGLDFTCVDVMESKNGPMIFEVSAFGGFRGLLEARELDASGHFADHVLKRVRS; encoded by the coding sequence ATGCAACGGATAGCGGTCATCGGCAATCCCGGAAGTTGGTCCACGGAGAAGCTGGCCGACGCTTTTGAGGCCAGGACGGGTTTTCGCCGCGTCGTGGACATGGCCGGGGTGCATATGGACCTGGACAGCGGACGGATGTGGTTCAACGGTGAAGATTTGTCGACCTACGACGCCCTGACCGTAAAGAAGATCGGCCCGGCCTATTCGCCGGACATGCAGGACCGGTTGAGCCTTTTGGACCTGTTGGCCCGAAACGGAACGCCGATCTTCTCCAACCCGACCGCGATCCTCTCGGCCCTCAATCGCCTTAGCTGCACCGTGATTTTGCGGGCCGGGAACATGCCCATGCCCCCGACCACCATCACCGAGGACGTGGAAGCCGCGGTGGAGGCCGTGGAAACGTACGGGAGGGCCGTGTTCAAGCCGCTGTATACCTCCAAGGCCCGGGGCATGGAGGTGATCCAGGCCGATCCTTCGTGTCGCGAGCGGATCATCCGCTTTCAGGCCCAGGGCAATCCCGTGATGTACATCCAGAAAATGCTGGACACCCCGGGCAAGGATCTGGGCATCGTGTTTCTGGGGGGAGAGTATTTCGGGACCTATGCCCGACAGAGCTCCGGGGCCTGGAATACGTCCACGTCCAGCGGAGGCAAGTACGCGAGCTATGAGCCAAGCAAGGAGATCATCGATCTGGCCTGGAAGGCCCAGAACCTGTTCGGGCTGGACTTCACCTGCGTGGACGTGATGGAATCCAAGAACGGACCGATGATCTTCGAGGTCTCGGCCTTCGGCGGGTTTCGCGGCCTCCTGGAAGCCCGCGAATTGGACGCTTCCGGGCATTTCGCGGACCACGTCTTGAAGCGGGTGCGGTCATGA
- a CDS encoding phosphate signaling complex PhoU family protein produces MHAFEGLEQKIQFMVLEVAKQVDETLKVLVAPEAANIEKVASRDDYIDNFKSVIENTCFSRLHSQTHLDKAGIDFVRAVNIISNNLERISDFSVNIVRQVQYLSDPRFLDRYEYRPFFRQILSALDIVVRSLFHRDLSLALRICRTEFILDKLYKHNFDKIIAQLQSGREAHNLITTLFIFRYLERMGDSLLNIGEAVIFSVVGEKLKINQFQALRESLDNLGFDLPMREVEFESIWGTRSGCRIGKVTSDGQGDSTGVIFKEGKFKKIAQERENIQLWEAILPGLTPKVFGFQESRDNASILLEFLTGCTFQEIVFNDDKETFEDAFFLVQETATMIWQKTLQPGKTPCTFIEQLFSRIEDVFTAHPDFNSPQVGFCGLKVPSVMELLEQLREVEREVSTPFTVFIHGDYNSNNIIYTQKEQRIHYIDVHRSKDGDYLQDVSVFLVSNFRIPIFDKVVRCKLNQVGLHFLHFARHFAREHQDATFEIRLALGLIRSFITSTRFELNEEFATSMFVRGIYLAELILAHRGKSWETFKVPDHILRYRYY; encoded by the coding sequence ATGCATGCTTTCGAGGGACTGGAACAGAAAATCCAGTTCATGGTCCTGGAAGTGGCCAAACAGGTGGACGAGACCCTGAAGGTGTTGGTCGCGCCGGAAGCCGCGAATATAGAGAAGGTCGCCTCCCGGGACGACTATATCGACAACTTCAAGAGCGTGATCGAAAACACCTGTTTTTCACGGCTGCATAGCCAGACCCATCTGGACAAGGCCGGGATCGACTTTGTCCGCGCCGTGAACATCATCAGCAACAATCTTGAGCGGATCAGCGATTTTTCCGTGAATATCGTCCGTCAGGTCCAGTATCTTTCCGATCCACGCTTTCTGGATCGCTACGAATACCGACCGTTTTTTCGCCAGATTCTCAGCGCCCTGGACATCGTGGTCCGCTCCCTGTTTCACCGGGATCTCTCCCTGGCCCTGCGCATCTGCCGGACGGAATTCATTCTGGACAAGCTCTACAAGCACAATTTCGACAAGATCATCGCCCAGTTGCAATCCGGCAGGGAAGCCCACAACCTGATCACCACCTTGTTCATCTTCCGGTATCTGGAGCGGATGGGGGACTCCTTGCTGAATATCGGCGAAGCGGTGATTTTTTCCGTGGTCGGCGAGAAGCTGAAGATTAATCAGTTCCAGGCCCTGCGAGAATCCTTGGATAATCTGGGCTTCGACCTACCGATGCGGGAGGTTGAATTCGAGTCCATCTGGGGAACCCGTTCCGGCTGCCGGATCGGCAAGGTTACCAGCGACGGCCAGGGCGATTCCACCGGGGTAATCTTCAAGGAAGGCAAGTTCAAAAAGATCGCCCAGGAAAGGGAAAATATCCAACTCTGGGAAGCGATTCTGCCCGGCCTGACGCCCAAGGTGTTCGGGTTTCAGGAAAGCCGGGACAACGCTTCGATTCTGTTGGAGTTTTTGACGGGATGCACGTTTCAGGAAATCGTCTTCAACGACGATAAGGAGACGTTCGAGGATGCGTTTTTTCTGGTGCAGGAAACCGCGACCATGATCTGGCAGAAAACGCTCCAGCCCGGCAAGACTCCCTGCACGTTCATTGAACAGTTGTTTTCCCGTATTGAGGATGTTTTCACGGCGCACCCGGACTTCAACTCGCCCCAGGTGGGGTTCTGCGGACTGAAGGTCCCTTCGGTCATGGAACTGCTGGAGCAGTTGCGCGAGGTGGAACGAGAGGTGTCCACACCGTTCACGGTGTTCATTCATGGGGACTACAACAGCAACAACATCATCTATACTCAGAAAGAGCAGCGCATTCACTACATCGACGTCCATCGCTCCAAGGACGGGGATTACCTCCAGGACGTGTCCGTGTTTCTGGTGTCCAACTTCCGGATTCCGATTTTCGACAAGGTCGTCCGGTGCAAGCTGAACCAGGTCGGCCTGCACTTTCTGCATTTTGCCCGACATTTCGCTCGGGAGCACCAGGATGCGACCTTTGAAATCCGCCTCGCTCTGGGTTTGATCCGCTCCTTCATCACCTCGACCCGGTTCGAATTGAACGAGGAGTTCGCTACGAGCATGTTCGTCAGGGGAATTTATCTCGCCGAACTGATCCTGGCCCATCGCGGCAAATCCTGGGAGACGTTCAAGGTGCCGGATCACATCCTGCGGTATCGGTATTATTGA
- a CDS encoding amphi-Trp domain-containing protein, with translation MADEKFRHESLQDKESIGKYLNALSEGFLNGKLQFSWKDKRLVLEPQSLIKFDVETKKKDGEVKMVLRFRWEQATESSMFVDGPLVIEGKEKG, from the coding sequence ATGGCGGATGAAAAGTTTCGACACGAATCCTTGCAGGACAAGGAGTCCATCGGCAAGTATCTCAACGCGCTCAGCGAAGGCTTCCTGAACGGCAAACTGCAGTTTTCCTGGAAGGACAAGCGCCTGGTCCTGGAGCCGCAAAGCCTGATCAAGTTCGACGTGGAGACCAAGAAAAAGGACGGCGAAGTGAAGATGGTTCTGCGTTTTCGCTGGGAGCAGGCCACGGAGAGCAGCATGTTCGTGGACGGTCCGCTGGTCATTGAAGGCAAGGAAAAAGGCTAG
- a CDS encoding GAK system XXXCH domain-containing protein, producing MEREDKMKMTCSPEQLAEILRSMADAMERERLSLDTVELAWNSVEKISLTIRNAAGMADVKVRITSGERTFDLPEDLEDDEGVGDDVLVDQPRDWERDQDQIGEALEAQVSDMPQKPGKPRGSYGSLKKRMKKSFKNIMYSLHENIWPSQVDIDEFLRDSADMVRYPGKGDEFYPAYTEAVAAFADAVQRKDLEAAYQATHVLNTLKTQCHKKYD from the coding sequence ATGGAACGCGAAGACAAAATGAAAATGACCTGCTCGCCGGAGCAATTGGCGGAAATTCTGCGCAGCATGGCCGATGCCATGGAGCGGGAGCGATTGAGTCTGGACACCGTGGAACTCGCCTGGAACTCGGTGGAGAAGATATCGCTGACCATTCGCAACGCCGCGGGCATGGCGGACGTCAAGGTTCGGATTACCTCCGGCGAACGTACGTTCGATCTCCCCGAAGACCTGGAAGATGACGAAGGTGTTGGTGATGACGTTCTGGTTGATCAGCCCCGCGATTGGGAACGGGATCAGGACCAGATCGGGGAGGCGCTTGAGGCGCAAGTATCGGACATGCCCCAAAAGCCCGGCAAACCTCGCGGAAGCTATGGTTCGTTGAAGAAACGGATGAAAAAGTCGTTCAAGAACATTATGTACTCCCTGCATGAAAATATTTGGCCGTCTCAGGTGGATATCGACGAATTTTTGCGCGACTCCGCGGACATGGTTCGGTATCCGGGCAAGGGCGACGAGTTCTATCCCGCCTACACCGAGGCCGTGGCGGCATTCGCCGACGCGGTTCAGCGCAAGGATCTGGAGGCCGCGTACCAGGCGACGCACGTGCTGAACACGCTCAAGACCCAATGCCACAAGAAGTACGATTGA
- a CDS encoding quaternary amine ABC transporter ATP-binding protein, with protein MSETTREPKIRVEHLTKIFGSNSKEALKLLQSGVGKDKILEKTGCGVGVADASFTVAAGEIVVVMGLSGSGKSTLVRCINRLIEPTAGKILIDDQDITTLSMNELRQVRLTKLGMVFQNFALFPHRTVCQNAEYGLEIQGMDPAKRRDKAMIALEQVGLKGWEDYYPVNLSGGMQQRVGLARALALDPDILLMDEAFSALDPLIRGDMQDELINLQSKMQKTILFISHDLDEALKLGDRIVLMKDGAIVQIGTAEQILTNPANEYVSRFVENVDITKVLTAESVVIKPKAVVFLAAHGPKSALRFMQKQGLSQIFVHDEKHKVIGYVTADEASEASKRGETELHHIMQTDFVSVPPDTPAADLIPIMANLPHPLPVVSADGRLMGVIIRGSLLAALAERGRNNDA; from the coding sequence ATGTCAGAAACCACCCGGGAACCGAAAATTCGCGTCGAGCACCTGACGAAGATTTTCGGCTCCAACTCCAAGGAAGCCTTGAAGCTGCTTCAGTCCGGGGTCGGGAAAGACAAGATTCTGGAAAAGACCGGGTGCGGGGTGGGCGTGGCGGATGCCAGCTTTACCGTTGCCGCCGGAGAGATCGTCGTGGTCATGGGACTTTCCGGCAGCGGCAAGTCGACCCTGGTCCGGTGCATCAATCGCCTGATCGAGCCCACCGCCGGCAAGATCCTGATCGACGATCAGGACATCACCACCCTGTCCATGAACGAGTTGCGCCAGGTCCGGTTGACCAAGCTGGGCATGGTCTTTCAGAATTTCGCCCTGTTTCCCCATCGCACGGTTTGTCAAAACGCTGAGTACGGCCTGGAAATCCAGGGCATGGACCCGGCCAAACGGCGCGATAAGGCCATGATCGCCCTGGAGCAGGTTGGCCTGAAGGGCTGGGAAGACTACTACCCGGTCAATCTTTCCGGCGGCATGCAACAACGCGTCGGACTGGCCCGGGCCCTGGCCCTGGATCCGGACATCCTGCTCATGGACGAAGCCTTCAGCGCCCTGGACCCCCTGATCCGCGGAGACATGCAGGACGAATTGATCAATCTGCAAAGCAAGATGCAGAAAACCATCCTGTTCATCAGCCACGACCTGGACGAGGCCCTGAAGCTCGGAGACCGGATCGTGCTGATGAAGGACGGCGCCATCGTCCAGATCGGCACCGCGGAACAGATCCTGACCAACCCGGCCAACGAGTACGTCTCCCGCTTCGTGGAAAACGTGGACATCACCAAGGTGCTCACCGCGGAGTCCGTGGTGATCAAGCCCAAGGCCGTGGTTTTTCTCGCGGCCCACGGGCCCAAATCCGCGCTGCGCTTCATGCAGAAACAGGGGCTGTCCCAGATTTTCGTCCACGATGAAAAACACAAGGTCATCGGCTACGTCACCGCGGACGAGGCCTCCGAAGCCTCCAAGCGCGGCGAGACCGAATTGCACCACATCATGCAAACCGACTTCGTCAGCGTGCCTCCGGACACCCCGGCCGCGGACCTGATTCCGATCATGGCCAACCTGCCCCATCCGCTGCCGGTCGTCAGCGCTGACGGCAGACTGATGGGCGTGATCATTCGCGGGTCGTTGCTGGCGGCCCTGGCCGAACGCGGGAGGAACAACGATGCCTAA
- a CDS encoding ABC transporter permease yields the protein MPKIPIGATIEAIIDFLVTNFSFLTIAFTRVMEIVIRAIENGLLFLPPWVFILAAAGLTFWLTKKRGIGIFTLLGLTLIWNMGLWVPTVSTITLVLIATLTALSIGIPIGILAALHGGVNRVVQPVLDVMQTMPAFVYLIPAIPFFGLGKVAAIFATVIFSMPPAIRLTCLGIKQVPRELVECADAFGSNKWQKLFKLQLPLATPTIMAGVNQTVMLGLSMVVIAAMIGARGLGGEVWRAIQRLQMGSGFEAGLGIVIVAIILDRVLQHFGTKKN from the coding sequence ATGCCTAAAATACCTATTGGGGCGACCATCGAGGCGATCATCGACTTTTTGGTCACCAACTTTTCCTTTCTGACCATTGCCTTCACCCGGGTCATGGAGATCGTGATCCGGGCCATTGAAAACGGCCTGCTGTTCCTGCCGCCCTGGGTGTTTATCCTGGCCGCGGCCGGACTGACTTTCTGGCTGACCAAAAAACGGGGCATCGGAATCTTTACGCTGCTGGGTCTGACCCTGATCTGGAACATGGGCCTGTGGGTGCCCACGGTGAGCACCATCACCCTGGTGCTCATCGCCACCCTGACCGCCCTGAGCATCGGCATTCCCATCGGCATCCTGGCGGCCCTGCACGGCGGCGTGAACCGGGTCGTGCAGCCGGTCCTGGACGTGATGCAGACCATGCCGGCCTTCGTCTACCTGATCCCGGCAATCCCTTTTTTCGGCCTGGGCAAGGTGGCCGCCATCTTTGCCACGGTGATCTTTTCCATGCCCCCGGCCATTCGCCTAACCTGCCTGGGCATCAAGCAGGTTCCTCGCGAACTGGTGGAATGCGCCGACGCCTTTGGGTCAAATAAATGGCAAAAACTGTTCAAGCTGCAACTGCCCCTGGCCACGCCGACCATCATGGCGGGTGTAAACCAAACCGTGATGCTCGGCCTGTCCATGGTGGTCATCGCGGCCATGATCGGCGCACGGGGCCTGGGCGGCGAGGTCTGGCGGGCCATCCAGCGCCTGCAGATGGGCAGCGGTTTCGAAGCCGGTCTGGGCATCGTGATCGTGGCCATCATCCTGGACCGCGTCCTGCAGCACTTCGGCACCAAGAAAAATTAA
- a CDS encoding glycine betaine ABC transporter substrate-binding protein, which produces MMSGKLFRILLALMVILFVTAGTASARDKSVRIAYVEWDCAAASTHVVQAALEEMGYDVEILPVAAAAMWQAVGTGNVDGMVTAWLPVTHADYYERVKDTVEDLGPIVGGAKLGWAVPSYVTIDSIAEMNDHADKFNGRIIGIDPGAGLMRLSEDAVREYGLTKFELIEGSDATMTGALSNAVDRDEWVAVTAWSPHWMFGTWDLKYLEDPKGILGGEESIHTIVRQGLKADKPEVYNFLNNFAWESPNQLQMVMAWNQESGSDRLENAKRFLRENPEQFESWKK; this is translated from the coding sequence ATGATGAGTGGAAAACTGTTTCGCATCCTGCTGGCACTGATGGTAATTTTGTTTGTAACCGCCGGCACGGCGTCCGCCCGGGACAAGTCCGTGCGCATCGCCTACGTGGAATGGGACTGCGCCGCGGCCAGCACCCATGTGGTCCAGGCGGCCCTGGAGGAAATGGGCTATGACGTGGAGATTCTGCCCGTTGCCGCGGCGGCCATGTGGCAGGCCGTGGGTACCGGGAACGTGGACGGGATGGTCACCGCCTGGTTGCCCGTGACCCACGCCGATTACTACGAGCGGGTCAAGGACACCGTGGAAGACCTGGGCCCCATTGTCGGCGGCGCCAAACTGGGTTGGGCCGTACCCTCCTATGTGACCATCGACTCCATCGCTGAAATGAACGACCACGCGGACAAGTTCAACGGCCGGATCATCGGCATCGATCCTGGTGCCGGCCTGATGCGTCTCTCCGAGGACGCGGTCCGGGAGTACGGGTTGACCAAGTTTGAATTGATTGAGGGCAGCGACGCCACAATGACCGGAGCCTTGAGCAACGCCGTGGATCGCGATGAATGGGTGGCCGTCACGGCTTGGTCTCCCCACTGGATGTTCGGCACGTGGGACCTTAAGTACCTGGAAGACCCTAAGGGCATCCTGGGCGGTGAAGAGAGCATCCACACCATCGTCCGCCAGGGCCTCAAGGCAGACAAGCCGGAAGTCTACAATTTCCTGAACAACTTCGCTTGGGAAAGCCCCAACCAGTTGCAGATGGTCATGGCCTGGAACCAGGAGTCCGGCTCCGACCGCCTGGAAAACGCCAAGCGTTTTCTGCGCGAAAACCCGGAGCAGTTCGAAAGCTGGAAGAAATAG
- a CDS encoding nucleotide-binding protein — MAESGTRIIAIASGKGGAGKTSVALGLAWQLAEIGKKVCLVDVDMGLSNVDVLLGLSPRHTLDELLFTDLPPEAALNNVRPGLDVISGGSGTAALADLSRVQRDRFLKKIRMLNEYDILLLDNSPGIHRQVISFCLAAREQIVLINPEPSSLMDGYALLKVLRRNGLHRPPYLFVNRVRPGFNAKLLLERFGAVCKKHLQLPVLALGAIPEDALFRDAAAQQMLPKALSPEAPACRALKKAAWLLARRTSLKILYTEAENFWDTSLVNMLRDSTHERFRPEPTPDVSPQVQTQESRADSLAELVASLEQNVLKLQDFIKKEPAATPDVKKRIFAVGETLLELAEGLPLPNQSAPPEMVVGIVCPDEALQGTLKDIVLGQGFRPVVINGYPSSSVKPGILLCSIDKEDDVVMDVIQHLAGTPCIWLSQYSLKLPPWASRLNLVDVLRKPFTLQEIHEALQKACFEEKHSTRTSGKFFEKRTIAATPQKVQTLTYH; from the coding sequence ATGGCTGAATCCGGTACCAGAATCATCGCTATAGCCAGCGGTAAAGGCGGGGCCGGGAAAACGTCCGTCGCCTTGGGGCTAGCTTGGCAACTGGCCGAAATCGGTAAAAAAGTCTGCCTTGTAGACGTGGACATGGGGCTGTCCAACGTGGATGTGCTCCTCGGGCTGTCTCCTCGCCATACACTGGATGAACTGCTTTTTACGGATCTGCCGCCGGAAGCGGCGCTGAACAATGTCCGCCCCGGGCTGGACGTTATTTCCGGCGGCTCCGGCACGGCGGCCTTGGCGGATCTGAGCCGAGTTCAGCGTGACAGATTCTTAAAGAAAATTAGGATGTTGAATGAATATGATATCCTCCTGCTGGACAATTCTCCCGGAATTCATCGTCAGGTCATTTCTTTCTGCTTAGCCGCGCGGGAGCAAATTGTCCTGATCAACCCCGAGCCGTCCTCGCTCATGGACGGCTATGCCCTCCTGAAAGTGCTTCGACGGAATGGACTGCACCGTCCACCGTATCTCTTCGTGAACCGGGTTCGGCCCGGATTCAATGCAAAATTGCTGTTGGAGCGATTCGGGGCCGTCTGTAAGAAGCATCTGCAGCTTCCCGTGCTCGCCCTGGGGGCAATCCCCGAGGATGCTCTGTTCAGGGATGCGGCGGCACAGCAGATGTTGCCAAAGGCTTTGTCTCCGGAAGCGCCAGCCTGCAGGGCACTGAAGAAGGCGGCCTGGCTCCTGGCTCGCCGAACAAGTTTAAAAATTCTGTACACCGAAGCGGAGAACTTTTGGGACACGTCACTGGTCAACATGCTGCGGGATTCAACTCACGAGAGGTTCAGGCCTGAACCGACGCCCGACGTATCACCTCAAGTCCAAACGCAGGAATCAAGAGCAGACTCTCTTGCCGAACTTGTCGCGAGCCTGGAGCAAAATGTCCTTAAACTTCAAGATTTTATTAAAAAAGAGCCAGCCGCGACTCCTGACGTCAAGAAACGCATTTTTGCCGTCGGCGAGACACTCCTGGAGTTGGCTGAAGGGCTGCCATTGCCAAACCAGTCGGCGCCACCGGAGATGGTCGTGGGGATTGTTTGTCCGGATGAAGCTTTGCAGGGAACCTTGAAGGATATCGTCCTGGGCCAGGGGTTCCGTCCAGTTGTCATCAACGGTTACCCGAGTTCATCGGTCAAACCGGGGATTTTGCTGTGCTCCATCGACAAGGAGGATGATGTGGTTATGGACGTCATCCAGCACCTTGCGGGCACCCCCTGCATCTGGCTGTCCCAGTATTCATTGAAGCTGCCACCATGGGCTTCGCGACTGAATCTGGTGGATGTACTCCGGAAGCCGTTTACACTCCAGGAAATCCACGAAGCACTGCAAAAGGCTTGTTTTGAGGAAAAACACTCAACGCGGACATCTGGCAAGTTCTTTGAGAAACGAACAATTGCCGCAACGCCGCAAAAAGTTCAAACTCTCACGTATCACTAA